The genomic window CGGTCTGAACTGAAGCAGACATCCTCAATCTAATGGCCTTGCTGTGTACAGAACCTACAGTATATCCATGGGAGGAATAGTGGAGTACACTAAAAAGCAGTAGAAGGCATTACTCActcttttttctgtaaatggAAAATGGGAGCAATCAGAAAGAGGGGGAGTGTCTGTGAGAtaatttcctgtctttttttttttttttcttatttgcttACCTCAACATGTTTCCATGTGCCACAGATCTTTTGAGAAACGGGCAGCCTGTTCATGCCGCAGGTAAAGTATAGGTGAACCAAAGTGTGGTAGTAAGCAGGACAgtcaaagaagaagagatacaattcatgttgtattttttatgaatccCTTATGCACCAAAAACTAGAGTGTTTACCACTCTTTCCACAAGTAGGAAATGGAAATTTTTTATGCCATTAAAAAATTATGGGACCACAGACAGGAAAACTGTACAAAAGAAAAGCCTCTTTGTGTTCACAGTGACACATGTTTGaaagtaaatgaaatattttgcaTCAGTTTCTATGGCCGGGGGAGACATCTTTTTGAGTATCAAACTGTTCTCCACTGTGCTAACAGGTTAAAGGATATAGGATATAGGATGGGAAGTATAGCACCTTTATTTCACCTCAATTTCTTGGGGACAAAGGACTGACCTGACTTGTGGAATGTCAGTGCTCCGGGGTAGAGCAAAGTGGGGCCCATCAAAGAGCAGAGGTCAGGATTAGGCGGGGGAAGGGTCCTGATAATTGGAGGAATTGGTGGGTGCAAGCTGAGCTCTTTTGTTTTGAACAGCAGTGTCCTGCACGGTCTGGCTGGCTTTCTCTGGTTCTCAAGCAAGTTCTGCAGTATAGAGGGACAACATATAGTTGACTTCTCACTGGGACTCTTCAGTCAAATGCACAGCGAGGTAGAAAGTGTGCTTACATTATTTATCTCTAATTAACTCAAGTTAGTCCTATTATTGTTGGCGATAATGAGAACATGTACACTAAAAGTGCTGACACATAACCTCCAGAGGttcataatgtatttttaaatcataattgcAGGGAAGAAACTACTAGACTGGTGATAGTCATAGTACTTTTACCCATTTAAGAGCTTTTCTGTAAACTAATGCAGTTACGCAAAAATTATTCTGTAGATGTATTCTTAATGACACTACAATGCATTTGTATCAATATGGCTCTGAAAGGTCTTTATGGACATGCAAGAGGTTTCAccttaatttattatttttaatgtcattaacttattgtaaatatatatatatatatatatatatatatatatatatatatatatatgtgtgtgtgtgtgtgtgtgtgtgtgtgtatatatatatataagaaagTTGTAAGCAATAAACAGTAGCAGTACATAGGTGTGTGTCTATTGAGAATTTTTTACAATACATGTGAATAAATATAAtcaacaaaacagtaaaaacagaaaatcaatttgtATGCAGTATTAAATAGTAATATGAAAAACTGTATCTGCTTTTTTAGGAACACACATAGTGTAAACCAAAGCTCCTCTGTGACATGGTGCCAAGAGATCCTGACATCCTTAAGGCTCTGGATAATTGTTGGGCTGTTGTGGTTGACATGCTTCTTCAATGTTGCATGGATTAGGTGCTTTGAGGATTTGGAAAATGCCAGtgcttatttttcaaatgttgcaAGACATTTGGTCTCAGTACACAGATTTAAAGAAGTGTTTACCATTGACTCAAGCTGGTTGAAATTGGGTGTTGGATTTATTAAAGGATGTGTGTTGTCTCCTTCCTTGTTTGTGAAAATTATGGACAGAATATCAAGGTGCAGCCAAAGTCTGGAGACTGTTGTTGTTAATCTTTGGATATGAAACTGTTTCTGGCTCAATTCCTGATACGCAGTGGAGCCAATTAACCTTTTCTATGGCAGAGATATTAACATGTTATGCCAGAAAAAGCACAGctgtaattaataacatgaatCATGGGTGCACTCCATTTATGTGTGTAGGTCTCAGGGCCCTTGTATTGTGCAAGCTGGCTCACTGTCTTGCCTTACTGAGACATATAAATgcaacagagccattgttaatgttattggtTACACCTGCGCTTTTCCTGCAgagacaagtcaaaatgtctgctgtgaaaacggTCTATCACTACTGGCTGTGGAGTAACTGGGATGAGGATTATTGTCAATTGACGCCAAGAAACTCTGCAGGAAAAGGTGTCATATTTAGCAGAGCAACTACTGTATGGAGAGGAGATCAGAtattttatctcattattaATGAATGACGACAAACATGGTTGTGAGATGACTGGCGGTAAAATGCATCAGCTGCAGTAATGTGCCCATTGTAATGGACCATTTTGAAGTTTGCTTCTTGGCTGTTTATCTTTAATCTGACCCTAGTTAGAGACACAAATGATGATACTGTGAACACAAGTGGCTGAAATCTTGGACAAACTCCACACCAGTACGCCCATGGGGGCCTCTCTCTGCAGGTAAGAGACCTCAGAGCAGACCCAGGACATACTACAGGGACTACAACTCCCAGCTGGCATGGGGACGCTTGGTGGAGGTGTTAGAGGAAACTGCTGGGGAAAAGAGCACCTGGGCTACTCCACTGGTTATGTTGCCACAGTGACACTGACTCCAAAACCGAGCTAGAAAATGAATGGGTGGATAGATGATAGACATCATGTGaatgtattatgtatttgtGTTACAGAAGCCAAGAGTCACACACTGTATTTATACTtgacaaatgaaacatttagaTATGTCAATTCCCAGAAGTCTAGATAAGGAGCTTATGCATACAactcaaaaacactgaaatcaatATATTCCTATGTACATTCTATTATTTTAAGattaatttttacttttatttctaCTGCTACACGACCATCTTCTCAGGGGGATCCTTTAAATTTCATCTTATTAATCGTACACTTTAACTTACAATGTCTTTAGATCCTCCATGTATTGTACTTTTGGTAATGTTATGACTTGTGGTTTATTGGTTTATTCAAGATGgttgatttgattatttcacaCCCACATAAATTCATCAGAATCTGACTAAGGCTAATGTCTCTGTTTGCTATGTGAAGATTTCCTGCTCGTTTCTAGtctgaaaatgatcaaaacttAAAACATACAAGAATTAGTCACAGCTGATTTTGtcagagaagaggcagcaacacatgtttgcatattttcttACACTGTAGACATGTACTgataataaaaactgaacaaacacaacTATAGATAATGGAAACACTGGTGTGTGACCAGATGAATATAGGTGAAAAATCCATGCATATTGTGCTATGGTGTCATACATTGCAATTAATTACTGTTAAAGTTAAAACAGCTGATAACCCTCTGATATTTAATATAATCTTAATTCATTTTTCTCCTAATTAGTGCAATCATTTCTTTTAGGTTTACAACCCTAAAATCCAACAATATGAACACTTGAAAGTGTAGCAAATGGCTTTCTTTTTCTGTACTGCTTGAGTTAAGCTTCAGCTGTACTACCTTATTTATTTCGCCTCTTAGCTCCACCCCTGCAACTGACTTGCCAGAGAAAAGTGGAAATTTCCAGTAATTCCTACTGCTTCACAAGAAttgctcctcctccttccaGTTTCCCGCCTCTCACTCTACCTGCTGCAGACTGGTCTGAAGACCTCGTGGCCCTCTGCTGTGCAAGCTTGTAGTGCCCAGCAGTTTTTACTTTGCTCACTGACACATCAAACAGTTTCACACCAAAACGAAACCAAacatctttctttgtttctgtcttgaTCACACAGACAAgatcataaaaacaatttttgtATATTGTCACAAGAACTATGAACCTTGTATTGAAGATGTTGAAAATTAAGATATGCAGTCTCTCCCTGATATGGATAACTGCCATATTAGCAAGtaagatgtgttttttaaaggtgTCATTCACACAGAGCTTTCTCGAGCTTGACCAACCTGTCCTTTGTTTACAATCTTGTGAGTATCTTATAACCCTGTGAATGATTTTTAATACATAGCTCCTCAATGATGTACAGGGATTGGTTTGGGATCACAGAGCAGATGGTAGATTTGCATTTCTATTTCTCTGGCTGATCTGATATTCTGGTGTCTGGTTTGTTTCAGAGATATAACATGCTCCAATGCATGCCTAGGACGGAAACATCTAAGAAATCAAGAATTGCGGCAAACGCTTTGGTGATTACAAAGGAGGCCACATGTAGGCCTCCTAGGTGTGGCAGAGATATGGAAAGCAAGATGATATCTGTTAACGTGCCTGAGAGGTTCAGACTCTCAACGCTGCATCTGTGGTTTTATAACTTCCTCTTAATTCAAGACCATAATATAACCATGTACACATGCGCAGCTTTGATGCTTGATAGGGGATCATTTTAGATAAACTACAAATAGAACCATGAGGCAGCTGGACTGCAGAACTTTGAGCGTGTTGATGGCATGAGGCATACTGACCTTAGACCCATTGTGAAGCACCAACAAAGAGCCATCTGCACAGCAACCAAAGCTGAGATGGGGGACTCTCACACAAGGGGaccgggggggggggcacagggACCTGGAGAgtgtaaaagagaaaataaaacaaaaaaataataatacatggaACCTCATCAGCTGGATGATGACTGAAACATCTAAGCATTCAGTGCTAACGTCTCAGAGGTTTgtacacaaagaaaacaagaagcTGCACAACACATCCACCCAGAGAGCACATGGACCTTTCCACTGCTGGTAAAGTGGAAGACAAGAGCTGCTGGCCTAATCACTCAAGAGCACATTTCCTGTCTACTGCATGATGAGATGAAGTCAACTGAAGCGGTTTAAGGCTAATATTTAACCCAAACCTGGCGCGCGAAACACAGCGAGTATCTCATTCTTCTTGAAAGCAGAAACATACAGGATTTGTGTTTGCAGAGGTCTGACATGTACAGAAATCTCGGTTTAGTAGGTTCATGTTTCGGATGCAAATAGGTCTCATAGTGAAACCAGTATCTAGTTTTTCTTTCGATATGGAGTAGAGTGAATttcaaaatggtgaaaacaaagacaaaatggtGTCAGGGACATctgtaaaaatcacaaatgtttcACAGGTAACACATGAGAGTCAGGATTGCTTAGCAACAGCAGTAAAAAATTCTTGCAGCCTGTGTGGTAACAGTGAAACTGATCGTGCTGCCATCCAGTGGTTGACTGTTAGCACATGCGGAGgggaggttggggggggggggggggttatctGACACAGAATGATCAAAAGCTCACTTCTCCAAAGCATGCATGTGAAATACGATGAAAATGCTGCAATTATTTGCAAGCTATAAACCTAATAAATGAAGAAGGGCttgacacacatatatatatatatatataaaaagatatcctctttccttcctctgcaCTGTTCGAAAAATATGTTCAGTAATATGATTGGCTGGAAAATGCACCGGCTCTCATGGTGGGTGGTTGCTTAGCAACATTCATGGGAGGGTGGGATGTGGGTGGGAGGGTGTGAGTgttggggaggggggtgggggggggggggtggggcgTACTTCAAGGGGAGGGAGCGTTGTGGGTGTACGCAGACTGACTGGGGAAATACCTGGCAAAATTCCCAAataaacaagagagagagaggacagagagggagacagaggacaGGGGTATTTTCTGAGTGCAGCTAGTAAAGAGATAAAGGGTTGTTTGAGATAAAGGGAACAATGCATTTTATAAGTGTTAACACAGTTTGTTCCCAAAGCAGAACAAGAGCGGGGACAGGAAGCCGTTTTACTGAAAACTTTGTTGAAAGTGAGGAGTaagctgaaataaaaaagcTTTAACAAAACTGCATGATGGATTCAAACAGAAGTGTAGTTGCTTTGAACAAAGTGGACTCCAGCATTAGATTTCAGAGTAATGAGTGGAAATGAGAGAAACACTATGATTGGCGTAACAGGACATGGGTTGTTGCCGTTGATAAGGTGTAACAGTTTGACAAGGTACAGATGAATAGGCCACAGATAAGCATGTAGTGCTCAGATAAGAGTGCTTATAAACACTACCTGTGCTTGCATGTTTAAGACGTGTTGTTTGGTGTGTAGTTGTACCACTATAAATGCGGCATTTCCATGAAACTGCTTAGATTACTACTTTTAATTCAGATGAGTTAAACTACATACAAGTCCACAGCGTTTACAGAAGAATCCTACAAAACCAGAGGACTAGAAGGACAAGAGATGATGAGGTGCCAAATAGAACTTGTGCAGCAAATGGGAAGACTGTTCagcaagaggaagagaaaaggtgGAAAATGTGCTTATATGGAGAGGAGGGGTAAAAAGGACCGGCTGgggtggctgctgctgctggtaggTACAGCTTGAAGGAGGTGGGCCTTGGAAATGGTGGTGCAGGCGGTCTCTACAGGCAATGAGGACTCTTTGTCAGGAGCAGGAAATGAGGTTTCTGTTGTGATTAAAAGGAAGGTTTCTATGGCAATGCAGAGAGCCGTGTGCACAGAGAATTTGTTGGGAGTGGAGGGGGCTAAGTGAGAGTAGAATTTCAAAGAAAGCAGCCTCCTCCATCTCATCTCCCACCACCGCCACCCCTCTGCTTTTCCACAGCGCCCTTTTATCTCTGATAATCTGTTTTCATAGCCACACAGTTGAGACTAAGGGGGATTATCTTGGGCAAACCAAGTCATTGGTGGATCAGTCATAAATGTTTACAGAGTAGCAGTTTCACTTCCCGAAATCGCTGCTGTTGAAACctcattggaaaaaaaacctttaaaaatcaAGCTGAATAATTAACATAATGACCTAATTGTGTCTCTTTCGTGTTTAGTCAGGTACACTGTACGCTTCTGTTAAATCACCCCCCTTTTTTTGTACAGcccatgagaaaaaaaaaaagtatgatggCATCAGTGTGACCTTTAAAACCTAAATATAGTAACATGCTTTGTTAATTGTTTTCACTGAACTGTAGTAgtaaaaatatatgtttcttAAAATAAGTGTCCCATCctgattttctcttttgaaaAGAGGAAGTTGCTCTCTGCAGCAGTGAATGCCATTTTTGCCCCAACACAGACTCACTCCAGGATGTTTGGATAAGATGACATTTGAAACTCCTGAACATCaaagtaaagttttttttcatcctcgTGCACTACAAACCACAATGACTGTTTTACAAAAAGGATACAGATGACCCTGATATTACTGGTAGACATGAAAATAATATAAGCAGTGAGCATAAACTGATGTCTGAAAGAGTACTGATTTGTGGTGTGCATGAGGATTATAGAGAACTGATATAATGGAAAGGTCATAGAGGacagtttatttaaatattgaCACTGTGTGTTCATATTCAGTGCTTATAGTGAAGCGCCAAAAGCTCCTCACCTCCTTTTTGGAAACAGAGAACCAAGGTCTCAGCATGTCAATTAGAATTACAAAaggttctgctgcccccaaccTTTTCGTTTGAGCATAGCAGCAAGTATCATGTAATGAAACGCTGCCAGTGAGGGTGGGCTGTACTAAAACCAGATTGTATAGTCAAAACCAGATGGCTAGTCACACATCAAAAGGACAGCTGGTTACCAGAGTCTGAAAAGGCATCATTATAGCCCCAAACCTAATTAGTTCCCACTAAACAAATCACACCAGGATTATAAGAGACCAGGCCAATGATTCATCATAAAAGGTAATATACACAAAACATAATTGAGCTTTAAATATTTGCGTGCAAGATGCAACATTTCAGGCTGGCCAGTCAAGTTGTTTCCATCAGCAGTCATGGCCTCCATTGATCTTTATGACAGTTAACACTGAAAGCAGGCCCTTCATTTGCAGATGATGGCAGCCGACGAGGATCCAATGTTTAATATTTCCACTTTACTTCGCTGATCGGATCAATGTGTTAGATTGCTGCCTCTTCCAGGGAGAGCTGCCTGCTGCCGAACTGCTGACTGGTCTTTGATGCTTTGTTTGCCGCCTGCCGGACTGAACTCTCTTTTAACAGAACCTATAAATCATATGAAGAAAATCGGTTGAAGTGTagcacactaaaaaaaaactgtacaaatagccaccttttctttttcttacacTGACCCCTTTCATAATTTTTTTGCGAAGTTCCCCCTGTGAAAGTGGACGTTCTTCTTCATCAGTGACAGGAGACTCTTCTGCGTCATACTCCACACTGAGAGAtccaaacacagagacacactcaTCAACCccatgtgtttaaatgtttaggtttaatcaaaaatgtcaaatcaaaaTTAGCAGATAAAAGGCTGACCTATTGACTGCAGGTTGGATGCTAATATTCTCCTGAAGCATTTCTGGATTTTGACCCAGAAGGAATTTGGCCAGATCTTTTGGATTGTAGTCCTTTTCCAGATCCTGTAATAgttagatagacagatagacattATATTATCGATCAGAAGTGAAAATACTGCATACACAGTATGTCAGAGAGGGCAGGGCAGAGCCACAGGTTGACAAGTTACTTTAGAATTGAGGAAAGCTTGTATGGTGAGCAGCTCATTGGTCTTCTGTTCCACCAGACCCAGATAGGACATGATGTTGTTCTCACTGATCCCTGAAGAGGAGCCTAGCATATCCTCTATCACTGAACGGTCACACTCCATCTTAGAGAAGATGCTGTTCACTCCTGAGAGAAGGGAGAAACAAACAGTCAGGACTACCAAACTGCATCTGAAtgtatttaagaaaaaaaaaagttacaccCAAAACCTGTTTTAATCTGGTCCAGGACTTTGCTTATGATGCTGGCTTGGTTTTCATAGTCCTCAGCTTGGgacttggttttgttttgtcgCTCATCAATGTCTCTCAGCAAAGAGCGATGATCTCGCTCCTGTTGCAAACCTTCCACATGAAACTGCTCCATCTCTCCTTGGATCTGTTTATTCACAAATTTGTGTTCAgtgaaaacatataaaagacaTGAGCTAACAAACCTTCTTCACATTGAATATTACATTTCTTCTAACtgcaaaattaaaaatcacCTCTATCTCCTTAGCTTTCATTTAATTCCCATTAATTTAATAATAGTAAGGGTTATATGACCCTGGCCTTTGAAGTTCTTAATGTTGGTTGCTTGTAATCTTTGTGAACCAAGGAAACTATAAAAGAAGGAAGTTTCATTACGTCATAATATCAACGGTCTTAGATCTGCTTGGTGCCAGACTTGGGGGCCAGTTCTATTAAAGCCTATGGCAACATGTCTACATCGTATGACCTCTGATGAAGAAATGCCTCTACCAAATGAAAGAACACACTTCAGAGAATACTGACTGATCGAAATGTTTCCAAATGTGCTGTTGGTCTCCAAATAGTATCCAAAGATGATTATAGGCATACTTCACAGGGCTCATGGCgaatcaaattaaaatgctaACCCtggcaaattaaaaaatatttgcaagCAAAGTGTCCCTTGAAAATACTGAACTtaggataaataaatattgttaacaaAATCTGTAGTCTTCATTCCTTCACTCTTCCTCTTATTTTGATCTGGAGGCTGCTTGACAATGATTGACATTGCTACTAATACCTAATATTATGGGAATATCACgtattcaaatgaaatgtttacaaACCTCCTCTGATTATTAATTCTGCATTTGTAGACTATACATTAACCCTTAGctataaaaacaaaaggcaTACATTTCATGGCTATCAGAAACTTTTAGAAAAACTTTAAACAACTAATTTGATCATTAGAAAATAAAGCATCATAATTATGAATGAAGCAATCTCTGCCATGATGAAATCAACGCCTGGGCTGTAATCTCATCTGTCTGATGCCCTGCTGTCCGCCAGGTCACCTTATCAAAAACTGTAGATTACGTTACATAACATAAGCTAATGGGCTCAGAGTTCATTTAGTCAGAGTAttatcacagaaacacacatgaaacattaGCTAAACAGCAACACACCAAAATACCGGTGCCTCCATCACACAGATTGATAACCTGTGAAACTGAGAGGGGAGAGATGAAGGAGCACATTCACTACTATGCTAACTGCATCGAGAGCTTTCAAGTGTGGCACTGATGCGCGTTCACAGTGCTACACAGTGATATAATGACCCTTCCTTCATTTACTGTTTCCCTGTTGTGAGCAAAGAATTAAGTGTATTCTACTGTTGGACTATAGGCAAATGTTTGAATTGAACATTgaatgcaatgtttttttcaaagttaataaaggaaaaaattaAAGATGAGTGTTTCCATGGATTTGAGAAAACATACTCACCTGGCTTATTTGATCCCTCAGTGCCTCAGCCTCGTTGTTTTGCTCATTTACAAAATTGAAGAGTGCAAAGTTCCGGTCTTCAACTATACAGTGCAACAAAAAATACACCAGTGAGACACATTCAAATCCTCAGACCTGAGACTGATCATTCTCATGATCAAAATGTTACCTTACTTTCATGTAGCTGTAATGTCTCTCCAAAGCTAGAgaaaaagtatataaagtatatCCCCAAAAAGTATTGCATTGTCTTTGTGTATGGCTGTGAGACTCAGGATTTATTGGGGAGACCTACCCTGGATGAACCTGGTGACCAGCATGTCCAGGTTGTCCTCCCCTGTCACAGTCTGAATCCTCTCAAACACCTCCTCCAAAGCGTCCAGTGACTCTTCCCCTGAGtctgtcctcctctgctccctcaGTTCTGACACTGCGACATAAAAGAAACACTACCATCATATCAATGTCATCAGGGCTGTATAATAGATACCGTCACCAATATCGTCCACACTTTCATTGTTATCATCATAACCATGTTTATTATTCACATATTCCTCCTTGGTCTAACTGCCCATATTTGACAAACTTTAATCAACAATGCCAAATCTATGTATCACAGTCTTATACTGTAGATGTTCCAGAGttaattcaatatattttttttcttttgcaacaGTGCTTCTACTAGTGGCTTAAACAAGTTAACAAACACTGTGAAAAAGATCACTTACAGTGTTTGAGGACTCACTGGAAAGACTGACTGTACTGCCACACTCTTGGAGTTGGTTTTGAAGGAAATAGCAATGTTAACaatgttttttcctcttctacttttacattttattgatttaagcTGTGGTTATGCAACATTTACTCTGGCCTCAGCCTTACTGTTTCTGTGGTATCATCCTAAATAATTGTTAGCTAGGCTGGTCAGTTGAACTGTGTTTATGTTGCTacaaatgggttttttttgcctaTTATTTGCTATTCAATAGCTATGATgctatgatgatgatgtgtgtttttgtctttttgcgTTCAGCAATGTGCATATTTTAAATCCAGTCATTTAAAAACCTTTTAGCAGGCGGTTGTAATACTGTAAAGAAgaatttgttcatatttttcttgACTGAGGAGGAATAcaaagaatacattttaaaatgtatgttagTGATACATCCAAGAACACAGGAGGTATCATTTGAGCATTTAACTTACTGCAAGTTAAACTAGTCAATACTATTTGTATTTGCCAATATACAAATTGAGACGGATAGTGAATGACAAACAGATTAAACAAGATCTGTACTTTTGTGATTGTCCAACATTCAGTTCAG from Thunnus maccoyii chromosome 3, fThuMac1.1, whole genome shotgun sequence includes these protein-coding regions:
- the odad1 gene encoding coiled-coil domain-containing protein 114 isoform X1; this encodes MPRGRSARSAHSDSSEMDIDGTAESEIAKLQRQFRIMEGDRQAYNIQAREQIRKQQQEIQKLLREQEELQQNLGACQSLSRQQQDSEDTQSLNALLEQRDILEEELEKEKQCQQELKKEISNIEMKVAELRKGEVNTSDTQRSEVQRTQKAIRTWEYKLDRALTRFNEQLTKNSHLREELQTLHIERVRFQQLHNRLDKELREVRKKIGEIINLSTAAYDARVEAQSKMTMMREKAVKDLAQYNAEMKELERVIAHECSLKDFMTTKCSERSSQDDGQEMGHRQLSELREQRRTDSGEESLDALEEVFERIQTVTGEDNLDMLVTRFIQVEDRNFALFNFVNEQNNEAEALRDQISQIQGEMEQFHVEGLQQERDHRSLLRDIDERQNKTKSQAEDYENQASIISKVLDQIKTGVNSIFSKMECDRSVIEDMLGSSSGISENNIMSYLGLVEQKTNELLTIQAFLNSKDLEKDYNPKDLAKFLLGQNPEMLQENISIQPAVNSVEYDAEESPVTDEEERPLSQGELRKKIMKGVLLKESSVRQAANKASKTSQQFGSRQLSLEEAAI
- the odad1 gene encoding coiled-coil domain-containing protein 114 isoform X2, giving the protein MPRGRSARSAHSDSSEMDIDGTESEIAKLQRQFRIMEGDRQAYNIQAREQIRKQQQEIQKLLREQEELQQNLGACQSLSRQQQDSEDTQSLNALLEQRDILEEELEKEKQCQQELKKEISNIEMKVAELRKGEVNTSDTQRSEVQRTQKAIRTWEYKLDRALTRFNEQLTKNSHLREELQTLHIERVRFQQLHNRLDKELREVRKKIGEIINLSTAAYDARVEAQSKMTMMREKAVKDLAQYNAEMKELERVIAHECSLKDFMTTKCSERSSQDDGQEMGHRQLSELREQRRTDSGEESLDALEEVFERIQTVTGEDNLDMLVTRFIQVEDRNFALFNFVNEQNNEAEALRDQISQIQGEMEQFHVEGLQQERDHRSLLRDIDERQNKTKSQAEDYENQASIISKVLDQIKTGVNSIFSKMECDRSVIEDMLGSSSGISENNIMSYLGLVEQKTNELLTIQAFLNSKDLEKDYNPKDLAKFLLGQNPEMLQENISIQPAVNSVEYDAEESPVTDEEERPLSQGELRKKIMKGVLLKESSVRQAANKASKTSQQFGSRQLSLEEAAI